In one window of Microplitis demolitor isolate Queensland-Clemson2020A chromosome 4, iyMicDemo2.1a, whole genome shotgun sequence DNA:
- the LOC103575849 gene encoding U1 small nuclear ribonucleoprotein C → MPKYYCDYCDTYLTHDSPSVRKTHCQGRKHKDNVKYFYQKWMEEQAQHLIDATTAAFKAGKIASNPFAANKGAAIPPPPNLGPRPGVPPQGPMGMMPPPGMHPGGPMGPGGPMMMGPHGPMPPMMGMRPPMMGPNGPMMMGPMGPMTQIRPPMNGPPPPISAPPPIKK, encoded by the coding sequence atgcCCAAGTATTATTGCGACTACTGCGACACATATTTAACCCATGACTCACCTAGTGTTCGTAAAACACATTGTCAAGGACGTAAGCATAAGGACaacgttaaatatttttatcaaaaatggaTGGAAGAACAGGCGCAGCATTTAATTGACGCAACGACTGCAGCATTCAAGGCCGGTAAAATAGCATCTAATCCATTCGCAGCGAACAAGGGTGCAGCAATACCTCCACCACCTAACCTAGGACCCAGACCGGGTGTGCCACCTCAAGGACCGATGGGCATGATGCCCCCACCAGGAATGCATCCTGGCGGACCGATGGGACCAGGGGGCCCTATGATGATGGGCCCTCATGGACCCATGCCGCCGATGATGGGCATGCGACCTCCGATGATGGGACCTAACGGACCCATGATGATGGGGCCCATGGGCCCCATGACTCAAATAAGACCGCCAATGAATGGCCCACCTCCTCCTATCAGTGCTCCACCAccaattaaaaagtaa
- the LOC103575852 gene encoding transmembrane protein 267, whose protein sequence is MSYKTVKVIVCLLLGVISITGDKLVEYNEKNHLLRAVIDNLTHGCVAGLSWAFIVLLLNESIVKNIISILLCASMSSFIDVDHFIEAKSFHIDDAIRLDHRPFFHCTTIPIVIWSTFLLGSKILSDNELNYYAWIVFTSFLSHHIRDGTRRGLWFFPFGSTRKIPYYLYIVMTMLLPFFVYFFMNKPSKKLIQTHGAINVA, encoded by the exons atgaGTTACAAAACAGTTAAAGTTAttgtatgtttattattaGGAGTAATTTCAATAACTGGTGACAAATTAGTtgaatataatgaaaaaaatcatttattgcgAGCTGTTATTGACAATCTAACTCATGGTTGTGTTGCTGGTTTATCATGGgcatttattgttttgttactaaatgaatctattgttaaaaatattatcagtaTTTTATTATGCGCATCAATGTCGTCGTTCATTGACGTTGATCATTTTATTGAAGCTAAAAGTTTTCATATAGAT gACGCAATACGTCTAGATCACCGACCATTTTTTCACTGTACAACAATACCAATTGTTATTTggtcaacatttttattagGATCAAAAATACTCAGTGATAATGAACTGAATTATTATGCATGGATTGTATTTACAAGTTTTTTGAGCCATCATATACGAGATGGAACCAGAAGAGGTCTTTGGTTTTTTCCATTTGGCTCGACTAGAAAAATTCCCTATTACTTGTACATAGTCATGACAATGTTGCTTCCGttttttgtctatttttttatgaacaaaccttctaaaaaattaattcaaacacACGGAGCAATTAACGTCGcctaa
- the LOC103575851 gene encoding uncharacterized protein LOC103575851, which yields MDNLENLQLQLYIVCGVVACCLVLILTLIIVLFIKVNDLSRNRNGTNRDLDTDFCYSNPAIVPGEELSRRGYSIYRAPENPIISQSNIKNKYGNSRESLSRF from the exons atg gataatttagaaaatttacagttGCAATTATATATAGTCTGCGGAGTTGTTGCCTGCTGTCTTGTCTTGATTTTAACTTTGATAATTgttctttttataaaagttaatgATTTATCACGCAATAG AAATGGAACGAATCGAGACTTGGATACAGATTTTTGTTACTCAAATCCAGCAATAGTACCTGGTGAAGAATTATCAAGACGTGGTTACTCAATTTACCGCGCACCGGAAAATCCAATTATATCACAatcgaatataaaaaataaatatggaaATTCGCGTGAATCTTTATCgaggttttaa